The following coding sequences lie in one Phaenicophaeus curvirostris isolate KB17595 chromosome 5, BPBGC_Pcur_1.0, whole genome shotgun sequence genomic window:
- the LOC138720945 gene encoding uncharacterized protein: protein MVGFQKEGFLKSSTSQGRDQLPVQVADVTGEQDGEVPGSSGQAGRHRGSSPSTPAEEQESSVPASDEDSPARTTESWQWPLSSSETHSNVGEDFEGFQTPARTPECTMDIQSPGDQSLSRTPQFESDSPEEEGNDEMNEEHRGVEPVPRDRGWRGQPQLTEGEKLLMETNSRIVQLLENIKREHAQSMGLMSQSMGRMELQLGIVATSTRAIHNYLSEILAFLKQPRTQVLETRISQRATPHVELTCASTWTGEDAVASSTVCLPGAEGTSDSREPPQATLPCRSGRLQRAITERASLPMPTRQAKGGGKKK from the exons ATGGTGGGATTTCAAAAGGAGGGATTCTTAAAGAGCAGCACATCACAGGGGAGGGATCAACTGCCAGTCCAAGTGGCAG ATGTCACTGGGGAACAAGATGGGGAGGTTCCTGGATCCTCGGGGCAAGCTGGCCGTCACCGAGGGAGCTCGCCATCCACGCCAGCCGAAGAACAGGAATCCTCGGTGCCTGCTTCTGACGAAGACTCGCCGGCCAGGACCACAGAGAGCTGGCAGTGGCCGTTGTCCTCATCTGAAACGCACAGCAACGTTGGGGAGGATTTTGAGGGATTTCAAACACCAGCGCGGACTCCGGAGTGTACCATGGACATACAATCTCCCGGGGATCAGTCACTCAGTAGGACTCCTCAGTTTGAAAGTGACTCTCctgaggaggagggaaatgaTGAAATGAATGAAGAGCACCGCGGTGTTGAGCCTGTCCCTAGGGATCGGGGTTGGAGAGGGCAGCCCCAGCTAACAGAGGGAGAGAAGCTGTTGATGGAAACCAACAGTAGGATTGTGCAGCTGCTGGAAAATATCAAGAGGGAGCATGCACAGTCCATGGGTCTCATGTCGCAGTCCATGGGCCGTatggagctgcagctgggcaTTGTGGCTACCTCCACAAGAGCCATCCATAACTACCTGTCAGAGATTTTAGCTTTCCTCAAGCAGCCAAGGACGCAGGTCCTTGAAACACGCATCTCCCAAAGAGCCACCCCCCATGTCGAGTTAACCTGTGCCTCGACATGGACTGGTGAGGACGCAGTGGCATCCTCCACTGTGTGCTTACCAGGGGCTGAAGGGACGAGCGACTCTCGAGAACCACCGCAGGCCACACTGCCTTGTCGCAGTGGCCGGCTGCAGAGAGCCATAACCGAGAGGGCCTCGTTGCCCATGCCTACACGCCAGGCaaaagggggagggaagaaaaaataa